ATCTTTTTTAAATTCTATAATTTCTGTTTCAGCCGTATTAACTATATCCATATCATATTTAAAATATTCAATTGCAAATTTATTCCATACACCTAATAATATTTTATAAGTTTCTTCTTCTTCGGTTTTTAAATTGATTATTTCATCATCATCCACATACTTTCCAAAAATCCGTTGAAATTCTCTTTGAAATTGATTATAAGTCTTTAAAATATTCCCTAAATTAATCATACAAATTCTATTAATATCATCATCAAATTTTATTCCATTAGCTTCAAATATTTTGTTGATTTTTCTTTTTTCCTTCATACTCTTCCCTTTAAACTCTGTTTTAGCTAATATAATATTAATAGCTTGCTGTAAAAAATTTTGAACTGCCGCCTTAAAATTACTATATAAATCTTTAAATTGACTATATCTTTGAAGATTAAGTGCAATTTCAGGTAACTGATTAGAAATATCATTTACTTTCCTACCTTCACTAGTAAATCCCCAACTATCTACTACTGTTTTAGGAAATGGAACTTCATAACAGAAAGATTTTTTTAAATTATCCCATTCCAAACTTGAAATATACTTTCCAAAAATGTTTACCTTACTTTGCTTTTTAAAATGTTCACCTATACCTTGAATTAATTGCTTTAATATGATAACTAATTTTTCTCTTTTACTTATAATATTTTCAACATATTCTGTCCAATTATCTGGGCGATATTTCCAACTTGCTAATTCACCAAAAATAGCATTTATATTAGTCAACCATTTTAAAGGCAGATTTCTTATTGGAATTTTTTTCTGAGTATCATCCATATCATAAGGTATTAAATCAAACTTATGTCCATATCCTTGACTTGCAAAAAATTTTCTATCAGGATAAACTTTTCTCATTAAATTTATATTCTTCATTATCTGTGCATGAATAAAATTATCTTCTTCTATATCTTTTCCTTCAATATTAATTATACAATGTAAAGTTAATTTCTCTCCATCATCTTCTATAATTGGAACATTAAATTCTTTTTTGAATCTACTAATAAATTTAGGTCTAATTTCGCTTAAAACTTTTCTACTATCATTTGAATTATAATAATATAACCCAGCTAATATATCAGCTATATATTCTAGTGAATTTAATTCTAATGCTTTATTATAATCAAATTCAGTTAAATTAATCTTTCTTTCTATATTCACTTTTCCTAACCAAAATAAAGCTTCACCGCAATTTGACCAATCTTTGTCTGAATCAGGAAAATTAGTGGGTAATTCTACCTGTCGAAGATAATCATCTAGAAAGGTGTATATTTTATCTCTATTTTCTCTTAATGTTTTATGCCATCCATTAATTTTATCTTTTATGTCTTGATTTATATTAGGTAAATCAATTTTTTCAAAAATATTAATTGGCTTATCAGACATAGAATTACTTATATCTAAACCTAAAACAATATACCATCCATATCCAAACCTATCATATACCTCATCAATTGTATTGCGATTTTTTTCAACATATTGTTTAATACCAAACCATAATAAACTATTAATCACTCCATTAAAACCTACCCAAGAAGATAGTTTAATATCCTTTAAATAATTTAAGATTTCCTCATATTTAGTATGTTTATTTAAAGAATGTAAAATGAATATTTTTAAATCTTCTTCTGCTAAAACTGAAATACACTTCTTAATATATTCATTTTTCGGCGATATAACTGGATCAAATAAAATATCAATTAAAATTTTTGACCTAATAGAATGTAATCCTGTCAAATACTTGCCATTTTCACTTCTCCTTAGCAGATATTCTTTTTCAAATAATTGTAATATATATTTTGGAGCACTAAGTTCAAGATTTGAAAGTAAGGAGCTTAAATCTACTTTTCCATCATATGCACTAGCCAAAGAAACAATTTTTAATAATTCTAACTGAGTAGATTCTTCTCCTTGACTTATCCTTTTTTCAATATTTTCTATTTGTTGCTTTAATCTATCTTTTAATGTATTACCTTGAGTAACTAAATAAGTAAATTCTAATAAAGGTCCTTTCTCTCCAAAACTTAACCATGCTTCCTCGAAATCCCTAAATTTAACATCTGGCTTTCTTTCTATCAGTTTTTTATAAATTTTTTCAGCTTCTAAACGATTAAAATTTAATTCCATTTCAGAAAATATTAAGTCAGCTCCTGTTAAAGAAGACCTCTTCCAATCTTCTTCTCTAATAGTAACTAATACTTTAAATTTTGTATAATTATTTGCAACTTCTTTCACTATTTCTGTCCATTCGACATTACCAGGCTCAACATCTATATAAATCATTAAAGGTAAGTCTACTGATTTAGATATTCCATATAAAGTATTAATAATTCTACGTGCATGAGATTTTCCTTTGATATAGTTAATTTGATATGAATAATTAGTTGGATGGAATTCATATAAATAACGATAAGCTAATGTACTTTTTCCTTGCCCTGAAGCCCCATGAATAATTACTATATTATCTTTTTCAAATTTTTTCTTAATCTGTCTAATCTTTTCTTCTCTAATTACATCTAAATTATTTTTAATATGAATATATTTAGCAGATACTCCAACATAAAATTCCTCTCGTACTCGTTCTATAGATTCCTCTTTTTCAACTTTCATATAATCTAATGGTAAAATAGCATTACCATATTCTTCATGAAAACTAACTCTTTCATTTAAAAACATACCTATTTGATCTAATTTATTTAATAAGGAATGTCTATCTACAAATCCTTCTTCTTCTGACAATTCATAAATCCAATACATTAATAAATCAAAAGCAATTTGATAATCAACTGTTACTTGAGGATTTTTTCTTAGAGCTCTTTTTATATTTTCTATAATTTTACTTTCCTTCACTCTTTCTATTTTTAAATTTTTAAAAATAAGTTCTATTTCTTCTTCTTTGTAATTATAATTCTCCTTCAATTTCTTTTTTACCTTATCCCTATCTATTCCCTCTTTTATAATAGCATTATATAATTCAGGGCCTACATTCCCAAAAACTACTAAATTTAATTTAGAGGCTTGTCCCTCTTTTAAAGTCTTTAAAGACCTTCTAAAAAAAGAGTCTTCTTTTTGAGGAGAAAGAGAAGATAAAGATAAATTAGTAGAATAATTCTTTACTTGTACCACTTCTTTAAGATTAATATTATTATCATAAACCGCTAAATCTTCTTTTCCTTCTGGTTGAAACTTAAACTCATCTTCAGTGTGATTCAATATTCTATTAACTATATATAATGTTTGCGTTCTAAATCCTCGAAAAGCAGATTCAGCCCCTATATCAGATTTCAATCTACTCACAATATCACTCCTATCATAGAAAAGAAATTTACAAAATAAAATTAATTTCACATTTTTATATAAAACTGAGTATGTCAGCTAACGTCCCGCGGCTTCGCGACGTCCCCGTCAACGCTCCTTACCTCCAATTAAAGCTACAACCTAACATAAGTCAGCCCCACTTTTCATTTATGCACTCAAACTGGGATGTCGCTAAGGTGCTGTTACACGACGTGCGTCTTTTTAATTATTTAATCCAAATTTACTGTATTTAATAATTTTAAGATTTTATTTCCATTGATAAGGTAAAAAAATAACCCTGAGTTTAAAATATAACTACTCAGGGATTCAACTTTATTTCAAATTTTTTATCTCTTTCTTAGATAAGCCTGTTACTTCAACTATTTGCTCTATATCTAACCCCATATTTAATAATTTTTTAGCAGTATTTATTTTTTCTAACCTTTTTCCTTCTTCCCTAGCTTCTTCGGTAGCACCTATTATATTAGTAACTTGGTCATGAATTGTTTTTTGCCTACTCTCATATAATTCTCTAGCTTTCTTATCATGACTTAATAACTCTAAAACTTCCGCCGCTTCTTTCAACTCTTTTATTCTTTCCTCAAGCATTCTTATCACCTCACTATCAGGATTTTTCAAAAATAGTGCCCAAGGAATTAAATCATCTTTTCCTCTTTCACTTTCTACTTCATCAATATTTTTAAAACTATCTGCATTTAATTTAGGCAATTCTATAAAATGAATTTCCTCTAAATCGGTCAATACTTCATTAGTCTCTTTTTCCTTTAATACATAAGCATTATGATACCTATTATTCTCTCTTAAATAATTAAAATTTAAGATGTTTATTGTTACAGTCTTTTGTAATTTTTGATAAGGATCTCCTTCTTCCATTTGTGATTCAAATAATTTACTCCAATAATATAATGTCCTTCTCTTCATATTATATTGATTCTTCAACTGAATCTCTATATTTATCTTAGTATTATTATTAGCAGTTGCTTTGATATCTAATCGACTAAACTTATCATCTTCCCAATCTTTATCCATATCTGTATTTTCTATTTTTACTCTTACAATTTCTTCTTCTGTTCCTTTAGTTCCAAAAACACTATTCAAAAATGCAATCAATATTTCTGGATGTTTTTCAGAGCCAAATATCTGTTTAAATACAAAATCAACTTTAGGGTCTAAAATTTCTCTTTTCATATACATTATCCCTCACTAACTACTATAATTACTTCAATTTAACAATATTATATCTTATTTTCAGAGAAATTAAAAGTCATACCATAACGAAAAATTTGAGTACCCAACAGAATTTAGCATGTCGTGTAACGTCCCGCAGCTTCGCGACGTCCTCGCCAACGCTCCAATCTCTAATTAAAACCACAAGCTCACATAAGTCAGTCCCACTTTCATTTATGCTCACAGCTAGGATGTCGCTAAGCTGCTGTTACACGACGTGCGTCTTTTTAAGTATTTAATCCAAATTTACTGTATTTAATAATTATAAGATTTTATTTCCACTAGCAAGGTAAAAAAATAACCCCTGAGTCCAGCGATGTAATTACTCAGGGATTCAACTTTATTTTAAATTTTCTACTTCTTCCTTATTTAAACCTGTTGCTTTACATGCCTGTTCAATACTTAATCCCATATTTAATAAGTTCTTAGCAGTATTTAGTTTTCCTATTTTTATTCCTTCTTCCCTAGCTTCTTCTGTAGCACCTATTATATTAGTAACTTGATCATGAATTGCCTTTTGCCGACTCTCATATAGCTCTCTAGTTTTCTTATCATGGCTCAATAATTCTAAAACTTCTGCCGCCTCTTTCAACTCTTTTATTCTTTCCTCAAGCATTCTTATCACCTCGCTATCGGGATTTTTTAAAAATAGTGCCCAAGGAATTAAATCATCCTGTTCTCTCTTACTTTCTACTTCGTCAATACTACTAAAACTATTTGCATCTAATTTAGGTAATTCTATAAAATGAATTTCCTCTAAATCAGTCAATACTTCATTAGTCTCTTTTTCCTTTAATACATAAGCATTATGATACCTATTATTCTCTCTTAAATAATTAAAATTCAAAATATTTATTGTTACAGTCTTTTGTAATTTTTGATAAGGATCTCCTTCTTCCATTTGCGATTCAAATAATTTACTCCAATAATATAATGTTCTTCTTTTCATATTATATTGATTTTTCAACTGAATTTCTATATTTACCTTAGTATTATTATTAGTTGTTGCCTTAACATCTAACCGAGAAAACTTATCATCTTCCCAATCCTTATCTATATCTGGGTTTTCTATTTTTACACTTTCAATCTCATCTTCTGTACCCTTTGTTCCAAATACACTATTCAAAAATGCAATCAATATTTCTGGATGTTTCTCCGAACCAAATATTTGCTTAAATACAAAATCAACTTTAGGGTCTAAAATTTCTCTTTTCATATCTATTTATCCCTCACTAATTAATATTATTCTCAATATTAAGTATATTATATCTCATTTTTAGAGGAATTAAAAGAACACATGCCCATACAAACAATGAATAGAACTTAGCATGTCGTGTAACGTCCCAGAGGTTCGCGACGCCACCCCTATCTCCCAATTCAGCATCCAACCACCAAATCTCATATAAGTCATCCCCAGCTACTATTTCCCACTTAAATCTAGGTGTAGCTAACGTCTTGTTATGTGATGGAATCGGCGTCATAGCATCTACCTGACTGTTCTTCCATACCACTATGTATCATAAAAGCTCATACTTAGAGTTATTAGTTAGTTTCTTCTATCCTCAAAACCTTGATGAGAATAATTGCTAAAATGAGACTCCAGCCAGCCAAACCCCTAACACTAAATCTAATTTCCAACTCTATTTCTCCTATTAAAAGCAAATGTCCAGACTAATATAACAGCTCATCACTACATGAATTATAAAAGTCATCCCATCTCTTAACTAAATTAAACAATTAACTTTTATAGCACAATTTTCTTTCCTAACTAATAAAAAAAAGATCTTCTTGGCTGGCTGGTAACATTAACATACAAGTTCAAAAATTTTTATCTTAGTTTTTAGGATAGAAGATCACAAATCTCTATTACCAACCATGCAGAAGTTAGCCGATTCTTTCACATAACGTCCCGCAGCTTCGCGACGTCCCCACATTGCTCCAACCCCTAATAAAACTCACAAGCTCACATCAGTCAGCCCCACTTTTAATTTATCCTCTCAAGTTGGGATGTCGCTAAGGTGCTGTTATGTGATGTTGATCTCGGTTTTTTATGATTATCATATTATTTCAATTATTTAATATTCTAATCTACTAAATGTTGTATTTACTATATTCTTTAATACAGTTTTTGCACGATTATACAGCCAATCAAACCCTACAATTTTAACTACACCTTTCCTTGATTCATTTTCTTGCTTTAAACGAGCAATTTGTTCTTCATTTAAAGAAGATTCCATCCCTATAACAACTAAACAAAAAGGTCTCCATATATTATCAAAAGTTTTTCTAGCATAAAGGTTATTTGAAATAATCCATTCGCGATATTCCAAAGCTTGTCTTATAGCATGTGTCACTTTAGAATTTAAATTACCATTTTTATTTATAATGATATCAGTAGGTTTTTCTATTTCAACAACTGTATAATTATCATCCATCTGTTTAATAATAAAATCTGGAATTAACTTCTCACCAAGTTTAGGCTTACTCCATATGTTTGCATAAAATGAATCTAGAATATAAGGGTGTTTTTCTAAGTATTTATGAACTAATTCTTCATATAGATTATCTTGATTTATTAGATTATTATATTCGTCTAAAACTTTATCATTAAGTCTAAACCACCTACTACTTAAAGCATAACCAAAATTATTAAATGCTTTTTTATTATCATTTATATAACTACTTGCAAGTAGTGTATGAAATGAAAGATATAAATCAATAGGTATTAGGTCATCCGAGTCAAAAGAAGTCACCAAATTAACTAACTCTCTTCTAACATCATTCACAAAGCTTTTATTTCTATAACAATTGTTATTATTTAACTTTTCACAAATTTTTGATGAAAAATAAGATTTAATATACCTATCAATCAATTCATTTAAAGAGTATCCTGCTATATGTGAAAACACTCTTAATATTGCACTTATCACTTTGCTTTTTTTAGTATTTATAACTAATTTAGATAATAACTTTAACCCTTCTTCTTCCCACAACATAGCACTCATAACAGAGCAAAATATATATTCTTTATCAGGATATGTTTGCTTATATTCATTATCTACTAATAACATTATGTTATTCAATCCTACAGAATCTTTACTTTCCAAACATTTTAATAAAACCATTTCAAAATCTTTAGTAGACCAATCATCTTGATTAATAATTTTATCTATCATTTTTCTTACATCCATATAATTACCACCCTTAATTCAAAAATAAAATAATATCTAAGAGATCAATGTCACATAACGTCCTACAGCTTCGCGACGTCCTCATTAATGCTCTGTAACTTAATTTAATGCAACCTGAATTTCATAAGTCATCCCCAGTTTCATTTATTCACTGCAACTGGATGTCGCTAAGCTGCTGTTATGCGAAGTCAACATTGCACCCAATTAACTATTTAGTACAAATTTTATTTTGCTTATTTTAGGGTCTTCTACTTCAGGTTTTTCCTCACAATACCAATTATAAGCTTTTCTTAAACCTTCTCTTAAATTAATTTTAGGAATATATAAATCATCTTCTTCTAATTTTTCTATACTCAATAAATATGTAACATCTCTAAATGGAAAAAATCTTCTTACATTTACACCTAAATCATCATAATCTACTTTCTTTATTCCTATTTCTTTTCCTACAACTTCCATAGCAGTTTCAACTAAACATTCCCATGATACTTTTTCAGGATGAGTTAAATTGTATGCATTTCCTATTGCTTTTTCCGAATACATAGCACTTTCAAAAGTTTTTACTAAATCTTTAATATAAACAAATTGATTTTTACTATTTCCTGCTGGTATCGGCAAAATTGATTCCTCACTTATTCTATCAAATAAATAAGTTTCTCTATACAAATTGTTTCCTTCTCCATAAATGTAAGTAGGTCTAAAAATAGTAATCGGAAACTTTTCTTTTTCATATAAACTAAATAAATAATCCTCTGCTTTCTTTTTATTTAATCCATAGTCTCCCCAATTTTGATTAAAACCTCTTGAATAATCTTCTTTAACAACCTCTTCAGTAGCTTCATAAACCGAACCAGAACTACAGAAAATATAATTTTTCAGTTTAGTTCTATCTAAAACTGATGTTAGTAATGCAACATCTTCCTTTGTATATGCTGAAATATCAAATACAACATCATATGATTTTCCTCTTAATTTATCTCTTAAATCGGTTGCAGATTTTCTGTTTGCTTTTATATGATTTCTAATCCCATCATAATTAACAGCTTTTTTCCCTCTAGTAAAAATATCAACTTTGTTACCTTTATCTATCATATATTTAGCGATTGAACTGCTAACAAACTGTGTTCCTCCCATGATTAATATTTTCATTGTCATATCTCCCCTACCTTCATTTGTTGATTTCGCATAACGTCCCGCAGATTCGCGACGTCCCTGATAACGCTCATATTCTCAAGATAAACCTGCAAATCTAACATAAGTCATCCCAGCCCCCATTTATGCTCATCAACTGGGATGTTGCTAATCTGCTGTTATACGCAGTCTCACTTTGCACTATATGTTACTTTATATAAATATATCCATCTTAGGGTCTACTAATAAACTATTGGGTTTACTAAACAATGACATATCATATAATTTAAGATAATCCCTTTTCTCTTTTTCACTTAATGACTCCCATTTTATAGGAGAAAGATATACATTCTCAACATATAAAGTTACCATATTTGAAACTATAACTTTCTGTTTCTCTAAAGCTCTATTTAAAATCTGATTATCTATAAATTCAAAATAATTTTTATGCTGTTGAAGATAACTCATAATAATAAATGTTTTTTGATTTTGAGGGAAAATAGTTAAAAATATTGGTTTAATATTTTTATAATAAATTAAATCATTAATTAAATTACCTTCTACATCCCATTCAATAAAAAATAAAGAAGAAACTGCTATATGATACTCTTCAGGAAGTTCAATCACTTTTGACTCAATTTTATAAAATTTATCCTTACCCAAATTAATGTTCATTGGAATTTTTAAAGATTCTAATTTTTCTATTGATTCATTAGTTCCTCTAGAAATCAATTTTAAATGTTTTTTATAATCATTTAAACCAATATCTATTGGAATTCCACAAAATTTTCTTAAATCTATTAGTTCTTCTTTACTTAAAGATAACATTTTTTCATATAGATTTTTTACAGTTCTTTTAGTATTATATTCTTTAGCTAAGGCTCTATAAGCAAATAAAAATTCTTGTTCCTTATTACCTATTTTATAATCATATAATTCGATAGGTTTAAATATATTAGTGTCATGTTCATTGCAAAATCCCAAAAAAGTAGAAGCCTTTTTGCGTCCTATTCTTTCCAATGTTGGTTTAGGAAATCCAAACTTATTAATTTTGACCTTTATACCTAATACATCGCCATCATCAGAAATTTTATTTAAAATTTTATTATTCTGTATTGAATGTGCATTTATAACTTTTGAAGAACAATTACTATAAAAACAATCTTTATATTCACATCCTTTATTTAATTGACTTTGTAGTTTACTAAAAGCTATTGCCATTTGATTCATAAGACCATCCCTCTTTTTTTAAAATTATTTAAAAGTAGTTCCGTTTTAAGTGAGATTGCGTATAACGTCCCGCAGGTTCGCGACGTCCCCAATACTGATCCTAACCTCTAACTAAAATTACAAGCTAACATAAGTCAGCCCCTACTTTCATTTATCCTCTCAAGGTAGGATGTCGCTAACGTGCTGTTAGGTGACGTAGATGCTAACTTTAAGCCTTCACTAAAAAATTTAAACTTCTATCTGCTTAATAAATTTTAAATTTTCATTCTCAAAACTCAACAAAACTATGTCTGGCATTTTAATAGTTTTCCAAAAATTATAATCATATTTTTCATCAAAATAATTTAAAATAACTCCTAACCAAGTCCCGTGAGTTCCAACTATA
The genomic region above belongs to Orenia metallireducens and contains:
- a CDS encoding Rpn family recombination-promoting nuclease/putative transposase yields the protein MKREILDPKVDFVFKQIFGSEKHPEILIAFLNSVFGTKGTEEEIVRVKIENTDMDKDWEDDKFSRLDIKATANNNTKINIEIQLKNQYNMKRRTLYYWSKLFESQMEEGDPYQKLQKTVTINILNFNYLRENNRYHNAYVLKEKETNEVLTDLEEIHFIELPKLNADSFKNIDEVESERGKDDLIPWALFLKNPDSEVIRMLEERIKELKEAAEVLELLSHDKKARELYESRQKTIHDQVTNIIGATEEAREEGKRLEKINTAKKLLNMGLDIEQIVEVTGLSKKEIKNLK
- a CDS encoding Rpn family recombination-promoting nuclease/putative transposase, whose protein sequence is MKREILDPKVDFVFKQIFGSEKHPEILIAFLNSVFGTKGTEDEIESVKIENPDIDKDWEDDKFSRLDVKATTNNNTKVNIEIQLKNQYNMKRRTLYYWSKLFESQMEEGDPYQKLQKTVTINILNFNYLRENNRYHNAYVLKEKETNEVLTDLEEIHFIELPKLDANSFSSIDEVESKREQDDLIPWALFLKNPDSEVIRMLEERIKELKEAAEVLELLSHDKKTRELYESRQKAIHDQVTNIIGATEEAREEGIKIGKLNTAKNLLNMGLSIEQACKATGLNKEEVENLK
- a CDS encoding Shedu anti-phage system protein SduA domain-containing protein: MDVRKMIDKIINQDDWSTKDFEMVLLKCLESKDSVGLNNIMLLVDNEYKQTYPDKEYIFCSVMSAMLWEEEGLKLLSKLVINTKKSKVISAILRVFSHIAGYSLNELIDRYIKSYFSSKICEKLNNNNCYRNKSFVNDVRRELVNLVTSFDSDDLIPIDLYLSFHTLLASSYINDNKKAFNNFGYALSSRWFRLNDKVLDEYNNLINQDNLYEELVHKYLEKHPYILDSFYANIWSKPKLGEKLIPDFIIKQMDDNYTVVEIEKPTDIIINKNGNLNSKVTHAIRQALEYREWIISNNLYARKTFDNIWRPFCLVVIGMESSLNEEQIARLKQENESRKGVVKIVGFDWLYNRAKTVLKNIVNTTFSRLEY
- a CDS encoding NAD-dependent epimerase/dehydratase family protein, whose translation is MKILIMGGTQFVSSSIAKYMIDKGNKVDIFTRGKKAVNYDGIRNHIKANRKSATDLRDKLRGKSYDVVFDISAYTKEDVALLTSVLDRTKLKNYIFCSSGSVYEATEEVVKEDYSRGFNQNWGDYGLNKKKAEDYLFSLYEKEKFPITIFRPTYIYGEGNNLYRETYLFDRISEESILPIPAGNSKNQFVYIKDLVKTFESAMYSEKAIGNAYNLTHPEKVSWECLVETAMEVVGKEIGIKKVDYDDLGVNVRRFFPFRDVTYLLSIEKLEEDDLYIPKINLREGLRKAYNWYCEEKPEVEDPKISKIKFVLNS